In the genome of Cryptomeria japonica chromosome 8, Sugi_1.0, whole genome shotgun sequence, one region contains:
- the LOC131057212 gene encoding 2-oxoglutarate-dependent dioxygenase DAO-like, with protein MVTYSLRLSNLAQNITKIILASLGLDAKAFYHSHFAKCTSRMRINRYSSQQKNIGEETLRSHADTGCLTILYQDDVGGLEIRSKDGKWFNVKPLSHSFVINLGDSLKAWTNGRYHSADHRVVCKGWIDRMSIAFFNSFPMETEIWAPEELVDKDNPRRYKAFIFSQFRREIRTNTDDREKATALERFAGM; from the exons ATGGTAACTTACAGTTTGCGTCTCTCAAATCTTGCCCAAAATATCACAAAAATAATCCTGGCAAGCCTGGGGTTGGATGCCAAGGCGTTCTACCACTCTCACTTCGCAAAGTGCACATCAAGAATGCGGATAAATAGGTATTCATCGCAACAAAAAAATATCGGGGAGGAGACTCTGAGATCTCATGCAGATACCGGGTGCCTCACAATACTTTACCAAGATGATGTGGGAGGCCTTGAGATTCGATCCAAGGATGGCAAGTGGTTCAACGTCAAACCTCTCTCTCATTCATTTGTTATCAATCTGGGGGACTCTCTCAAG GCGTGGACTAATGGCAGATACCACAGCGCAGATCATCGTGTTGTTTGTAAAGGGTGGATAGATCGAATGTCTATTGCCTTTTTTAATTCATTTCCAATGGAGACAGAAATCTGGGCGCCTGAGGAACTTGTGGACAAGGACAATCCAAGGCGTTACAAGGCTTTCATATTCTCCCAATTCAGACGTGAAATAAGAACGAATACAGATGACAGAGAAAAAGCTACAGCTCTCGAACGATTCGCCGGCATGTAA